In a genomic window of Alcanivorax sp.:
- a CDS encoding LamG domain-containing protein has product MRYPVLATTLLAALLTGCGGSGSGADTQPNPNTDSDSGVSYNGPAPRNADVSAFKIYIWNNLVDAQRCGACHRNQTPAFVQTGDINQAYAAANPLINLNQPAASQMVQKVAGGHNCWESNPQFCADQISTWISAWAGESIGLGGGTTELEDPPIKDPGNSKNFPADPTLFETHVYPLLDDYCSDCHQSDASTPQAPYIASDDVSEAYSAAQSKIDLNNPALSRLVERLGEDSHNCWSGSCDNDADNMEAAITAMAGGITATAPDDDLVLSKALTVDDGTLAAGGGRYDSNVIARYEFKTGEGTTAFDASGVDPALHLQLSGDVTWEGGWGIRLNGGTAKAQGNTQTSAKLTELIRATGELTLEAWLVPASTGQDNAHIISYSAGPDARNLTLAQSGSNYQVFQRIGDATDLNGEPALETGNAPLQASLQHVVVTFDPVNGRRLYINGELNPAQDPVTPALLNTWDNTFALVLGNEASSDRPWDGVIRFAALHNRALTAEQIRTNFAAGVGERYFLPFYIGHLIDQPGAYLVFEVSRFDNYSYLFAAPYFINLEQDIVSNEIPLAGLRLGINGRVPDVAQSFATLDTLIGGDGYSEQGETLSRLGTLLPVEQGQLNDEFFLTFERLGSHTHVHTEPTPLPLPANEYGEQPAVGLRDFAEINASMSQLTGVPPTHGDIPETYQRLRTQLPSEENIEAFMTAHQVGIAQLAIEYCNALVEAERDGDTTVPPLFVGMNYNADVTSITQQQWRDWVISPLFERMVGNGQARQPARADVEGELEDLLFNTNLTQCSGDCMERTATATKAACATMLGSATMLVQ; this is encoded by the coding sequence ATGCGATATCCTGTTCTTGCAACCACCTTGCTCGCCGCCCTCCTGACCGGTTGCGGCGGCAGCGGCAGTGGTGCCGACACCCAGCCCAACCCGAATACCGATAGCGACAGTGGCGTCAGCTATAATGGCCCCGCTCCGCGCAATGCCGATGTTTCCGCCTTCAAAATCTATATCTGGAACAACCTGGTTGACGCGCAGCGCTGTGGCGCCTGTCACCGTAACCAGACCCCCGCCTTCGTACAGACCGGCGACATCAACCAGGCCTATGCGGCAGCCAATCCACTGATCAACCTGAACCAACCCGCCGCCTCGCAAATGGTGCAGAAAGTGGCCGGCGGCCATAATTGCTGGGAATCCAACCCGCAATTTTGTGCCGATCAGATCAGCACCTGGATCAGCGCCTGGGCCGGAGAAAGCATCGGGCTGGGAGGCGGCACCACCGAACTGGAGGACCCCCCTATCAAGGATCCGGGCAACAGCAAGAATTTCCCGGCGGATCCGACCCTGTTCGAGACCCACGTCTACCCACTGCTTGACGACTATTGCAGTGACTGTCACCAGAGTGACGCCAGCACCCCGCAGGCCCCCTATATTGCATCCGACGATGTGAGCGAGGCCTACAGTGCTGCCCAGAGCAAGATCGACCTGAACAATCCAGCGCTTAGCCGGCTGGTGGAGCGGCTCGGTGAAGACAGCCATAACTGCTGGTCCGGTAGCTGCGACAACGACGCCGACAACATGGAAGCGGCCATCACCGCCATGGCCGGCGGCATTACCGCCACCGCGCCGGATGACGATCTGGTGCTGAGCAAGGCGCTCACCGTGGATGACGGCACCCTGGCCGCCGGCGGGGGTCGCTACGACAGCAACGTGATTGCCCGCTACGAATTCAAGACCGGCGAAGGAACCACCGCCTTCGATGCCTCCGGCGTGGACCCGGCCCTGCACCTGCAACTCAGTGGTGATGTCACCTGGGAAGGGGGCTGGGGCATTCGCCTCAACGGTGGCACCGCCAAGGCACAGGGCAATACCCAGACCAGCGCCAAGCTTACCGAGCTGATCCGCGCCACCGGCGAGCTGACCTTGGAGGCCTGGCTGGTACCTGCCAGCACCGGCCAGGACAATGCCCACATCATCAGCTACTCCGCCGGACCGGATGCCCGCAACCTTACGCTGGCCCAGAGCGGCAGCAATTATCAGGTGTTCCAGCGAATTGGTGATGCCACCGATCTGAATGGCGAGCCCGCCCTGGAAACCGGCAATGCCCCCCTTCAGGCCAGCCTCCAGCATGTGGTAGTCACCTTTGATCCGGTGAACGGCCGGCGGCTTTACATCAACGGCGAACTCAACCCGGCCCAGGACCCGGTCACCCCGGCCCTTCTCAACACCTGGGACAACACCTTTGCACTGGTGCTGGGCAACGAAGCGTCCAGCGATCGCCCCTGGGATGGCGTGATCCGGTTTGCCGCCTTGCACAATCGGGCTCTGACCGCTGAACAGATCCGCACCAATTTTGCTGCCGGTGTGGGGGAACGGTATTTCCTGCCGTTCTATATCGGTCACCTGATCGACCAGCCCGGTGCCTATCTGGTTTTCGAGGTCTCCCGGTTCGACAACTACAGCTACCTGTTTGCCGCCCCCTACTTCATCAATCTGGAGCAGGATATCGTCAGCAATGAAATTCCCCTGGCCGGCCTGCGCCTGGGCATCAACGGCAGGGTACCGGACGTGGCCCAGTCCTTTGCCACCCTGGACACCCTGATCGGCGGCGATGGTTACAGCGAGCAGGGTGAAACCCTGTCACGCCTCGGCACCCTGCTACCGGTGGAACAGGGCCAGCTAAACGACGAGTTTTTCCTTACTTTCGAGCGGCTTGGTAGCCACACCCATGTGCACACCGAACCGACCCCCTTGCCACTGCCCGCCAACGAGTACGGCGAACAACCGGCGGTAGGCCTGCGCGACTTTGCCGAGATCAATGCCTCCATGAGCCAGCTCACTGGCGTGCCGCCAACCCATGGCGACATCCCGGAAACTTATCAACGTCTGCGTACCCAGCTGCCCAGCGAGGAAAATATCGAAGCCTTCATGACCGCTCACCAGGTCGGTATCGCCCAGCTGGCCATTGAATACTGCAACGCGCTGGTGGAAGCAGAAAGGGATGGGGACACTACCGTGCCCCCCCTGTTTGTCGGCATGAATTACAACGCCGACGTCACCTCCATCACTCAGCAGCAATGGCGCGACTGGGTCATCTCGCCCCTGTTCGAGCGCATGGTCGGTAACGGCCAGGCACGACAGCCCGCCCGAGCCGATGTGGAAGGCGAACTGGAAGATCTGTTGTTCAACACCAACCTGACCCAGTGTAGCGGTGACTGTATGGAACGCACTGCCACGGCGACCAAGGCCGCCTGCGCCACCATGCTGGGCAGTGCCACCATGCTGGTTCAATAA
- a CDS encoding general secretion pathway protein GspF, with translation MRRHFLNKRRQPLHPDAPLLNLGHGKPVSRRDMLGRGLISGVAFSSIGLFGLFSHPRDAMAALSNDLEAIKTECGIKAEGAGKIPFICFDLAGGANIAGSNVLVGGQGGQEDFLTSGGYSKLGLPGGLAPNNNPSVINRELGLAFHSDSPFLRGIMEKAPAAAANVNGCVIPARSENDTANNPHNPMYGIFTAGADGELMSLTGSRSSLSGGNSMAPDGSIINSARPTKIDRITDVSGLVDTGKLVGLLNQEDATAVMESIARISHRRIDQIDSGLTDSNRRANLQDLLRCGYVEAADITDRYGDPTPLNVRADMDILSIFSESELNDREFEKTASIMKLVINGYAGAGCISMGGFDYHTGERGTGEIRDLRAGRCMGACLEYARRKGVPLMLYVFSDGSVSSNGRIDDSPNGRGKGEWTGDSSATAASFFLVYNPNGRPTLHNGQQQLGWMRPDASVETASTPAANNVNLLAETVWLNYMALHGEQGQFAEKFPNHSLGNSTAMDRLTAFEPIVSGTIT, from the coding sequence ATGAGACGCCACTTTCTCAACAAACGTCGACAGCCCCTCCACCCGGATGCTCCCCTGCTGAATCTGGGCCACGGCAAACCCGTCAGTCGCCGGGACATGCTCGGTCGGGGCTTGATCAGCGGGGTTGCCTTCAGCAGCATTGGCCTGTTCGGCCTGTTCAGTCACCCTCGAGACGCCATGGCCGCTCTGTCCAACGACCTGGAAGCCATCAAGACCGAATGCGGCATCAAGGCAGAAGGGGCGGGCAAGATTCCGTTTATCTGCTTCGACCTGGCCGGTGGCGCCAATATTGCCGGCTCCAATGTGCTGGTCGGCGGCCAGGGCGGGCAGGAAGACTTCCTCACCAGTGGCGGCTACTCCAAGCTGGGACTGCCCGGTGGCCTGGCCCCCAACAACAATCCCAGCGTCATCAATCGTGAACTGGGACTGGCCTTCCACAGTGACTCCCCCTTTCTGCGCGGCATCATGGAAAAGGCCCCGGCAGCGGCGGCCAATGTGAATGGTTGTGTGATACCGGCCCGCTCGGAAAATGATACCGCCAACAACCCGCACAACCCCATGTACGGCATCTTTACCGCCGGTGCCGATGGTGAGCTGATGTCACTGACCGGCTCGCGCAGCTCCCTCTCCGGGGGCAACTCCATGGCCCCGGACGGCTCCATTATCAACTCGGCCCGCCCCACCAAGATTGACCGGATCACTGATGTGAGCGGCCTGGTGGACACCGGCAAACTGGTTGGGCTGCTTAATCAGGAAGATGCCACCGCAGTGATGGAATCCATCGCCCGCATCAGTCACCGGCGGATCGACCAGATCGACAGTGGCCTCACCGACAGCAACCGACGCGCCAATCTCCAGGACCTGCTGCGTTGCGGTTACGTGGAAGCGGCGGATATCACCGACCGCTACGGTGACCCCACCCCACTGAACGTGCGTGCGGACATGGATATTCTGAGCATCTTCAGTGAAAGCGAGCTCAACGACCGGGAGTTCGAAAAAACCGCCTCCATCATGAAGCTGGTCATCAATGGCTATGCCGGTGCCGGTTGCATTTCCATGGGCGGCTTTGACTATCACACCGGCGAACGGGGCACCGGTGAAATCCGCGACCTGCGCGCCGGACGGTGCATGGGTGCCTGCCTGGAATATGCCCGCCGCAAGGGCGTCCCGCTGATGCTGTATGTCTTCAGTGACGGCTCGGTATCCAGCAATGGGCGGATTGATGACTCTCCCAACGGTCGCGGCAAGGGCGAGTGGACCGGCGACAGCTCCGCCACCGCCGCATCCTTCTTTCTGGTGTACAACCCGAATGGGCGGCCCACCCTGCACAATGGCCAACAGCAACTGGGCTGGATGCGCCCGGACGCCTCGGTGGAAACCGCCAGCACCCCGGCGGCCAACAACGTGAACCTGCTGGCAGAGACCGTGTGGCTCAACTACATGGCTCTGCATGGCGAACAAGGCCAATTCGCAGAGAAATTCCCCAATCACAGCCTTGGCAACAGTACCGCCATGGACCGGCTCACCGCCTTCGAGCCCATCGTCAGTGGTACCATTACCTGA
- a CDS encoding FAD:protein FMN transferase — MHYPRPFRSLLASLLLLLALPLHADWQQHDWDVMGTRASLSVWSENDAAPLFQQLETEMERLNQLLSPWVESSELAQLNLHGHEKPQAISPEFYRLLERSLHFHQLTDGAFDITFASAGHLYDYREGKAPDDAQLADAARHIGADRIELLPDYRVRFRTPGTRIDLGGIAKGHAIDRGIALLKEAGIEHAWLSLGGDSYVLGDHRGRPWEVGIQHPRNREKVAMRLPITDLAMSTSGDYQRYFIRDGRRIHHILSPQTGKSIDGLASVTVLADSSLDADALSTSVFVLGVEKGLALINRLPDTSAIIIDRSGNVFYSNDLTTPE; from the coding sequence ATGCATTACCCTCGCCCGTTTCGCTCCCTCCTTGCCAGCCTGCTACTGCTGCTGGCACTCCCCCTGCACGCCGACTGGCAACAACACGACTGGGATGTCATGGGCACCCGCGCCAGCTTGTCCGTGTGGTCAGAGAACGATGCCGCCCCCCTGTTCCAGCAACTGGAAACAGAAATGGAGCGACTCAACCAGTTACTCTCGCCCTGGGTGGAGAGCAGCGAGCTTGCCCAGCTCAACCTGCATGGCCATGAAAAACCGCAGGCTATCAGTCCCGAGTTCTACCGGTTGCTGGAGCGGTCCCTGCATTTCCATCAACTCACCGACGGCGCCTTCGACATCACCTTCGCCAGTGCCGGCCATCTCTACGACTATCGGGAAGGCAAGGCCCCGGACGACGCCCAACTGGCCGATGCAGCCCGCCACATCGGCGCCGATCGCATTGAACTGCTGCCGGATTACCGGGTGCGCTTTCGCACCCCCGGCACCCGCATCGACCTGGGCGGCATCGCCAAGGGCCATGCCATCGACAGGGGCATTGCGCTATTGAAGGAGGCAGGCATTGAACATGCCTGGCTGTCCCTGGGCGGAGACAGTTATGTGCTCGGCGATCACCGGGGTCGTCCCTGGGAGGTGGGCATTCAGCACCCTCGCAACCGGGAGAAGGTAGCCATGCGCCTGCCCATCACTGACCTGGCCATGTCCACCTCCGGCGATTACCAGCGCTACTTCATCCGCGATGGCCGCCGCATCCACCACATTCTCTCCCCGCAAACCGGCAAGAGCATCGATGGCCTGGCCAGCGTCACCGTGCTTGCAGACAGCAGCCTGGATGCGGATGCACTCTCCACCAGTGTCTTTGTGCTGGGAGTAGAAAAAGGCCTGGCCCTGATCAACCGACTGCCGGATACGTCGGCTATCATCATCGACCGCAGTGGCAATGTTTTTTATTCCAACGATTTAACGACACCGGAGTAA
- a CDS encoding transposase — translation MPQYHRLLEGGRTWFFTVNLQERRSGLLIEQVSSLLDVVACVRRKYPFTINAWVVLPDHMHCVWILPDQDGDFSLRWRLIKTGFAKQLPRQESIRENRLRRGERGIWQRRFWEHQIRNELDYNNHVEYCYINPVKHGYVSAVKEWPYSSFHRDVRKGLFPEDWAGPVGDAALEWE, via the coding sequence ATGCCTCAATATCATCGCCTTCTCGAAGGCGGACGGACCTGGTTCTTTACCGTGAACTTGCAGGAGCGTCGCAGCGGCTTGCTAATCGAGCAGGTGAGCAGCCTGCTCGATGTCGTTGCTTGTGTTCGCCGGAAATACCCTTTCACAATCAATGCCTGGGTGGTGTTGCCGGATCATATGCATTGCGTATGGATACTGCCCGACCAGGATGGCGATTTCTCGTTACGCTGGCGCTTGATCAAAACGGGCTTTGCCAAGCAACTGCCTAGACAGGAAAGCATCAGGGAAAACCGTCTGCGTCGGGGAGAAAGAGGTATCTGGCAACGTCGTTTCTGGGAGCACCAGATCAGAAACGAACTGGACTATAACAACCATGTGGAATACTGCTACATCAACCCGGTCAAGCATGGTTATGTGTCAGCGGTGAAGGAGTGGCCGTATTCCAGCTTTCACCGGGATGTAAGAAAAGGGTTGTTTCCAGAAGATTGGGCCGGGCCGGTGGGCGACGCGGCGTTAGAGTGGGAATAG
- a CDS encoding LysE family translocator — MAMDGYGLLLLIPVMMVLAALPSTSVALVVVRSVRLGVAHGLWVAAGIVMADFLFAALALWGMTELAQQLGGLFALVRIAAGLWLVWFGITLIRNRDTALKTGSISGSSKTVSFLAGLVVTLGDIKAIVFYASLFPLFVDMRSPDAVHMVGVLLITVFSVGGVKAVYALLAQRISRRSNPRLQQPLSIAAGGAMIGAGTWLVTRP, encoded by the coding sequence ATGGCCATGGATGGATACGGGTTACTGTTACTGATTCCGGTGATGATGGTGCTGGCGGCGCTGCCCAGTACCAGCGTTGCGCTGGTGGTGGTGCGGTCCGTCCGGCTTGGTGTGGCTCACGGCCTGTGGGTGGCCGCCGGTATTGTCATGGCGGATTTTCTGTTCGCCGCTCTTGCCCTGTGGGGGATGACCGAGCTGGCCCAGCAACTGGGTGGTTTGTTTGCGTTGGTCCGTATCGCCGCCGGCCTCTGGCTGGTGTGGTTCGGCATCACGCTTATCCGCAATCGTGATACGGCATTAAAGACGGGGTCGATCAGCGGTAGCAGCAAGACGGTCAGTTTTCTGGCCGGGCTGGTGGTGACCCTGGGCGATATCAAGGCCATCGTTTTCTACGCCAGCCTGTTTCCCCTGTTTGTGGATATGCGCTCGCCGGATGCGGTGCATATGGTTGGGGTGCTGCTGATTACGGTTTTCAGTGTGGGCGGCGTTAAGGCCGTGTACGCGTTACTGGCCCAACGGATTAGCCGCCGCAGTAATCCCCGTTTACAGCAGCCCCTGAGCATCGCCGCCGGCGGGGCCATGATCGGCGCCGGCACCTGGCTGGTCACCCGCCCGTAG
- a CDS encoding tetratricopeptide repeat protein, with the protein MLKWSVMVFMLASSLAWGRLDKPHQVQELAYGEVAYLYLQGDYFAALTRAQMALERGEVDVHRADLEVLLGAMYSAYGMPEDAERVFSALLNQQVSGEVAKRAWIHLAGLYYRQQKYARALDTLEQQAGTPPEDLKEVYHSLRARVLMRLGRYEEAAESLDAFAANHPLNAYLRYNLAISWINGEHPGLGQEWLWQLANLPPGDPQVNAIKDKAMLALAIYMLRSDQEHRALQLLGDARLEGPFADVSLLLYARALLIENQPARALPILQQLDRKSIQRSTVQEAQLAIPYLYEQMGDQRSARKAFQTALERFEGLEQYLLEVEARIASGDWFEEMVGEPRWSTAMDPVPPFLPKRVKSFPTFYEWFATTEFQHGWNNYHELMRQRNLLTQWQNTLPAMQTMLAAHERKHQEVRPQAQALLRELSQQDFQGRLTRLQRDYDQAVTEQDPLPFATDKEQRLWEAQQEAERTTRGWGERKRPDMTAKLDFYKGVLLWEMQEDIVPRQWQREQELKQISAMLERTRELRSRVMVASSRVQRLDYFRQELPALKQELASLQQRGERLMRRQQYSLQASAFEQVTVTRKRLKRFSAAAHEGLADLYNKALRNRREPASDVESPVE; encoded by the coding sequence ATGCTGAAGTGGTCTGTCATGGTGTTTATGCTGGCCAGCTCTCTGGCCTGGGGGCGGCTGGATAAGCCGCATCAGGTGCAGGAGCTGGCCTATGGGGAAGTGGCCTATCTCTATCTGCAAGGGGACTATTTTGCCGCCCTGACCCGGGCGCAGATGGCACTGGAGCGTGGCGAGGTAGATGTGCACCGGGCTGACCTGGAAGTGCTGCTGGGCGCCATGTATAGCGCCTACGGTATGCCGGAAGATGCCGAGCGTGTGTTCAGCGCCTTGCTGAATCAGCAGGTCAGCGGTGAGGTGGCAAAGCGAGCCTGGATTCATCTGGCGGGCCTTTACTATCGTCAGCAGAAATATGCTCGCGCCCTGGATACCCTGGAACAGCAGGCCGGCACACCGCCCGAGGATCTCAAAGAGGTCTATCACAGCCTGCGGGCCCGGGTGCTGATGCGCCTGGGCCGTTACGAAGAGGCGGCGGAGTCCCTGGATGCCTTTGCTGCCAATCACCCGCTCAATGCCTATCTTCGCTATAACCTGGCGATTAGCTGGATCAACGGCGAGCACCCGGGGTTGGGTCAGGAATGGCTGTGGCAACTGGCCAACCTGCCGCCCGGTGATCCCCAGGTTAATGCCATCAAGGACAAGGCCATGCTGGCCCTGGCCATTTACATGCTGCGCAGCGATCAGGAGCACCGTGCCCTGCAACTGCTGGGCGATGCCCGCCTGGAAGGACCGTTCGCCGATGTCTCCCTGCTGCTTTACGCTCGTGCCCTGCTGATCGAGAATCAGCCGGCCCGGGCGTTGCCGATACTGCAGCAACTGGACCGCAAATCGATCCAGCGTTCCACCGTGCAGGAAGCGCAGCTGGCGATCCCCTATCTTTATGAACAGATGGGCGATCAGCGTTCCGCCCGGAAGGCTTTCCAGACGGCGCTGGAACGCTTCGAGGGGCTGGAACAATACCTGCTGGAGGTGGAGGCGCGCATTGCCAGTGGCGACTGGTTCGAGGAGATGGTCGGCGAACCGCGCTGGTCCACTGCCATGGACCCGGTGCCGCCGTTTCTGCCGAAAAGGGTGAAGAGTTTTCCCACTTTCTACGAATGGTTTGCCACCACGGAATTCCAGCACGGCTGGAACAACTATCACGAGCTGATGCGTCAACGAAATCTGCTGACCCAGTGGCAGAATACCTTGCCCGCCATGCAAACCATGCTGGCTGCTCATGAGCGCAAACATCAGGAAGTCAGGCCCCAGGCACAGGCCCTGCTGCGGGAACTGTCGCAGCAGGATTTCCAGGGGCGCCTTACCCGGCTGCAGCGGGACTATGATCAGGCGGTAACGGAACAGGATCCGTTACCTTTTGCTACGGACAAGGAGCAGCGTCTCTGGGAGGCCCAGCAGGAAGCGGAGCGCACAACCCGGGGCTGGGGGGAGCGCAAGCGCCCGGACATGACCGCCAAGCTGGACTTCTACAAGGGGGTTCTGTTGTGGGAGATGCAGGAGGATATCGTGCCGCGCCAATGGCAGCGCGAGCAGGAGCTCAAGCAGATCAGTGCCATGCTTGAGCGGACCCGGGAGTTGCGCAGCCGGGTCATGGTGGCCAGCAGTCGGGTGCAGCGGCTGGATTACTTTCGCCAGGAACTGCCGGCCCTGAAGCAGGAGTTGGCTAGCCTGCAACAACGCGGCGAGCGGCTCATGCGTCGCCAGCAATACTCGTTGCAAGCTTCTGCGTTTGAGCAGGTCACGGTGACTCGCAAGAGGCTCAAGCGTTTCAGTGCAGCAGCCCACGAAGGCCTGGCGGATCTGTACAACAAGGCGTTGCGTAATCGTCGCGAGCCGGCCAGTGATGTCGAGTCACCGGTAGAGTAA
- a CDS encoding SDR family NAD(P)-dependent oxidoreductase, translating into MTPSSFPYPVLITGASSGIGLALTSLHLARGDRVIASSRQPDSSPLAALASRHDKLELVEADLTTNRGPAALADETVRRTEHLSRVICCAGVLHDTNRNMSPEKRLEELLPENLEYSFRLNALAPILLAQALLPLLRRQPATFAAISARVGSITDNHLGGWYSYRSSKAALNQLMRTFAVEARRRAPNLTVLALHPGTTDTPLSAPFQSRVPQEKLFSPDWVAEQLTEQLDKATPEQSGSFLNWRGESLPW; encoded by the coding sequence ATGACACCTTCATCGTTTCCCTACCCGGTACTGATCACCGGTGCCAGTTCCGGCATCGGCCTGGCGCTCACCAGCCTTCATCTGGCACGGGGAGATCGGGTTATCGCCAGCAGCCGCCAACCCGACAGCTCGCCACTGGCAGCACTGGCCTCCCGCCATGACAAGCTTGAGCTGGTGGAAGCCGATCTGACCACCAACCGGGGCCCAGCAGCACTTGCTGATGAAACCGTCAGGCGCACCGAACATTTGTCCCGGGTGATTTGCTGTGCCGGTGTATTGCACGACACCAACAGGAACATGTCACCGGAAAAACGCCTGGAAGAACTGTTACCGGAGAATCTGGAATACAGTTTCCGCCTCAACGCCCTGGCGCCTATCTTGCTGGCCCAGGCGCTGCTGCCACTACTGCGCCGTCAGCCAGCAACTTTTGCCGCCATCTCCGCCCGGGTAGGGAGCATTACCGACAACCACCTGGGCGGCTGGTACAGCTATCGCAGCAGCAAAGCGGCCCTGAACCAGCTGATGCGCACCTTTGCGGTGGAGGCTCGCCGCCGGGCACCCAATCTCACCGTACTGGCCCTGCACCCCGGTACCACCGATACCCCCCTGTCGGCCCCCTTTCAGTCCCGGGTCCCGCAAGAGAAGCTGTTTTCTCCCGACTGGGTAGCAGAGCAATTGACGGAACAGCTGGATAAAGCAACGCCGGAACAGAGTGGCAGCTTCCTCAACTGGCGGGGAGAGTCGCTACCCTGGTGA